One stretch of Prunus persica cultivar Lovell chromosome G1, Prunus_persica_NCBIv2, whole genome shotgun sequence DNA includes these proteins:
- the LOC18790485 gene encoding uncharacterized protein LOC18790485 — MSSLKLMAKLSAALPTKTITDRGALTSLSTRVFVTAATRPLQEDDEADACEKTKEAADAVKDGAKEVRHTCEFMRDTVEKTTKTITKMAKDTTEKISETADNITDKTKGTVSGAWGVAKNTTEIIKDKVVGK, encoded by the exons ATGTCATCCTTGAAGCTCATGGCAAAGCTCTCTGCAGCCCTCCCAACCAAAACAATAACTGACAGAGGCGCTCTTACCAGCCTAAGCACTAGAGTTTTTGTCACTGCTGCCACAAGACCTTTGCAA GAGGACGACGAGGCAGATGCATGTGAAAAGACGAAAGAAGCAGCAGATGCAGTCAAAGATGGAGCCAAAGAAGTAAGACATACCTGTGAATTCATGAGAGACACTGTCGAAAAGACTACCAAAACA ATTACCAAAATGGCCAAAGATACGACAGAGAAGATATCTGAAACAGCAGATAACATCACAGACAAAACAAAGGGCACAGTCTCAGGCGCATGGGGAGTGGCCAAGAACACTACTGAGATTATCAAGGACAAAGTAGTGGGCAAGTGA
- the LOC109946704 gene encoding glycine-rich protein 5: protein MEMWRVVLVLALSSALLHASSARKVPGDDHVSHNEQTVVVHASAPTAESPTGLGDMKNFIYGGVGGFAGMGGWAGVGGVMPILGGIGGGIGKAGGIGGVGGVGGIGGVGGGAGGLGGLGGLGGGAGHGGLGGLGGGTGGVGGIGGLGGAGGAGGLGGVGGAAGGGVGGGAGGILPCP from the coding sequence ATGGAGATGTGGCGTGTCGTTTTGGTGCTTGCTTTGTCATCAGCACTATTGCATGCAAGCAGTGCACGTAAGGTTCCTGGAGATGACCATGTTAGCCATAATGAGCAAACCGTGGTTGTGCATGCAAGTGCACCAACGGCAGAGTCACCTACTGGCCTTGGTGACATGAAGAACTTCATATATGGCGGCGTTGGTGGGTTTGCTGGGATGGGAGGATGGGCTGGAGTTGGCGGTGTGATGCCTATTCTTGGTGGAATTGGTGGCGGGATTGGCAAAGCTGGTGGAATTGGAGGTGTTGGGGGAGTAGGAGGTATTGGaggtgttggtggtggtgctgGCGGTCTCGGCGGTCTTGGGGGGTTAGGTGGTGGTGCTGGTCACGGCGGTCTTGGGGGGTTAGGTGGCGGTACCGGTGGAGTTGGCGGTATTGGCGGGTTAGGTGGAGCTGGTGGAGCTGGCGGTTTAGGTGGTGTGGGTGGTGCTGCTGGCGGTGGAGTTGGTGGTGGAGCTGGTGGCATTCTTCCATGTCCTTGA